One window from the genome of Amycolatopsis sp. NBC_01480 encodes:
- a CDS encoding GNAT family N-acetyltransferase: protein MAAVTYPVESRHPGWPGKPGRLRVPAGIVEVRPVRLRDAGEWSRIRLRDRAHLEQWEPTGIGPWPDRNAFWSWPSQWAALRGLARRGQCLPFTITVDGRFAGQITVGNVIRASLRSAWIGYWVSSEIVRGGVATAAVALVTDHAFEAAGLHRLEATVRPENNPSLRVLIKAGYRQEGLFERYLDVAGAWRDHLCFAVTKEETGDGLVSRLVSTGRAGYA from the coding sequence GTGGCTGCCGTGACCTACCCGGTGGAGAGCCGGCATCCCGGCTGGCCGGGCAAGCCCGGACGGCTCCGGGTGCCGGCCGGGATCGTCGAGGTGCGCCCGGTGCGCCTGCGCGACGCGGGCGAGTGGAGCCGCATCCGGCTGCGCGACCGCGCGCACCTGGAGCAATGGGAGCCGACGGGCATCGGGCCGTGGCCGGACCGCAACGCGTTCTGGTCGTGGCCCTCGCAGTGGGCGGCGCTCCGGGGGCTCGCGCGGCGCGGCCAGTGCCTGCCGTTCACGATCACGGTCGATGGAAGGTTCGCCGGCCAGATCACGGTGGGTAACGTCATCCGCGCGTCGCTGCGCTCGGCCTGGATCGGGTATTGGGTGTCGTCCGAGATCGTGCGCGGCGGAGTGGCCACGGCGGCCGTCGCGCTCGTGACGGATCACGCCTTCGAAGCCGCCGGGCTGCACCGTCTCGAGGCCACCGTGCGACCCGAGAACAACCCCAGCTTGCGCGTGCTGATCAAGGCCGGCTACCGGCAGGAGGGCCTGTTCGAGCGGTACCTCGACGTCGCCGGCGCGTGGCGCGACCACCTCTGCTTCGCCGTGACGAAAGAGGAGACCGGCGACGGCCTCGTGTCCCGGCTCGTGTCGACGGGCCGCGCCGGCTACGCCTGA
- the glp gene encoding molybdotransferase-like divisome protein Glp, giving the protein MTDSLDAAQADASAEPAEPSAEFRSVDAQIALTLDAAVRPRPVRVAISEAQGLLCAEEVVAEHALPGFDQAAVDGYAVRSVDVRTAGDEPVQLPVVGEIPAGSRQPRRLQPGQAVRVDTGAPLPTLADAVVPTAYTDGHQAKVSVHRSVPSAGYVRRAGEDVQIGDVAVRKGDTIGSAQVGLLAAVGRAKVLVYPRPRVSIVSVGDELVDIDRTPSVGQVYDVNSYALSAAARDAGAEVSRVGIVSSDPKRLREIVEGRLLMSEIVVVAGGAGGMSGDEVHGALSELGRIDMTRVGMHPGSVQGFGRLGPDSVPTFLIPGNPMSALVVFEVLVRPLIRAARGTRNPHRRIVGARLLSPITSTKGRRGYLRGQLLRDEANGEYLVQPLGTSGAHLLASLAEANCLINVDEDLTEVAAGEQVKVTFLAQRA; this is encoded by the coding sequence ATGACGGACTCCCTCGACGCTGCCCAGGCCGACGCGAGCGCCGAGCCGGCCGAGCCGTCGGCGGAGTTTCGCTCCGTCGACGCGCAGATCGCGCTGACGCTGGACGCGGCGGTGCGCCCGCGTCCGGTGCGCGTGGCGATCTCCGAGGCGCAGGGCCTGCTCTGCGCGGAAGAGGTCGTCGCGGAACACGCGCTGCCCGGGTTCGACCAGGCCGCGGTGGACGGCTACGCGGTCCGCAGCGTCGACGTCCGCACGGCCGGGGACGAGCCGGTGCAGCTGCCCGTGGTCGGGGAGATCCCGGCCGGCTCGCGGCAGCCGCGGCGGCTCCAGCCCGGCCAGGCGGTGCGCGTCGACACCGGCGCGCCGCTGCCCACGCTCGCCGACGCCGTCGTGCCGACCGCTTACACCGACGGCCACCAGGCCAAGGTCAGCGTGCACCGTTCCGTGCCCTCGGCGGGTTACGTGCGCCGCGCGGGCGAGGACGTGCAGATCGGCGACGTCGCCGTGCGCAAGGGCGACACGATCGGCTCCGCGCAGGTCGGCCTGCTCGCCGCGGTCGGCCGGGCGAAGGTGCTGGTCTACCCGCGGCCGCGGGTGTCGATCGTGTCCGTGGGCGACGAGCTGGTGGACATCGACCGCACGCCGTCGGTCGGCCAGGTCTACGACGTCAACTCGTACGCGCTCTCCGCGGCCGCTCGCGACGCGGGCGCCGAGGTGAGCCGCGTCGGCATCGTGTCGAGCGACCCGAAGCGGCTGCGCGAGATCGTCGAAGGCCGGCTGCTGATGTCGGAGATCGTGGTGGTCGCGGGCGGCGCCGGCGGCATGAGCGGGGACGAGGTGCACGGCGCGCTGTCTGAGCTCGGCCGCATCGACATGACACGCGTCGGCATGCACCCGGGCTCGGTGCAGGGCTTCGGCCGGCTCGGGCCGGACTCCGTGCCGACGTTCCTCATCCCGGGCAACCCGATGAGCGCGCTGGTGGTGTTCGAGGTGCTCGTGCGGCCGCTGATCCGCGCCGCGCGCGGCACCCGCAACCCGCACCGGCGGATCGTCGGCGCGCGCCTGCTTTCACCGATCACGTCGACCAAGGGCCGACGCGGCTACCTTCGCGGGCAGCTCCTGCGCGACGAGGCCAACGGTGAGTACCTGGTGCAGCCGCTCGGCACGTCCGGGGCGCACCTGCTGGCGTCGCTCGCGGAGGCGAACTGCCTGATCAACGTCGACGAGGACCTCACCGAGGTCGCGGCGGGCGAGCAGGTCAAGGTCACCTTCCTCGCGCAGCGGGCGTAG
- a CDS encoding UTP--glucose-1-phosphate uridylyltransferase, whose product MTGAASTQTFRTAIVPAAGLGTRFLPTTKAVPKELLPVVDTPGIELVASEAAAAGAKRLVIVTSPGKEAVVRYFEPQPELEKTLEDKGKTELLEKVRRATELLDVEVAIQEQALGLGHAVAQAEANLTDEDTAVAVLLPDDLVLPVGVLDRMSAVRAKHGGSVLCAFDIPKEQISPYGVFDVSDTDDPDVKQVHGMVEKPKPEDAPSTYAAAGRYLLDRAIFDAIRRIEPGAGGELQLTDAVALLINEGHPVHIVVHRGGRHDLGNPGGFLRAAVDFALETPDYGPSLRAWLTERIGTERP is encoded by the coding sequence ATGACGGGCGCCGCATCCACCCAGACGTTCAGAACCGCCATCGTGCCTGCCGCCGGACTCGGCACGCGATTCCTGCCGACGACCAAGGCCGTGCCGAAAGAGCTGCTGCCCGTGGTCGACACACCGGGGATCGAGCTCGTCGCTTCGGAGGCCGCCGCGGCCGGGGCGAAACGGCTGGTGATCGTCACCTCGCCGGGCAAGGAAGCCGTGGTCCGGTACTTCGAGCCGCAGCCCGAGCTGGAGAAGACGCTCGAGGACAAGGGCAAGACCGAGCTGCTGGAGAAGGTCCGCCGCGCCACGGAGCTGCTCGACGTCGAGGTGGCCATCCAGGAGCAGGCGCTGGGGCTGGGCCACGCCGTCGCGCAGGCCGAGGCGAACCTGACGGACGAGGACACCGCCGTCGCCGTGCTGCTGCCGGACGACCTGGTGCTGCCCGTCGGGGTGCTGGACCGCATGTCCGCCGTGCGCGCGAAGCACGGCGGCAGCGTGCTCTGCGCGTTCGACATCCCCAAGGAGCAGATCTCGCCGTACGGCGTCTTCGACGTCTCCGACACCGACGATCCCGACGTCAAGCAGGTGCACGGGATGGTCGAGAAGCCGAAGCCGGAGGACGCGCCTTCGACGTACGCCGCGGCCGGCCGCTACCTGCTGGACCGGGCGATCTTCGACGCGATCCGGCGGATCGAGCCGGGTGCCGGCGGCGAGCTGCAGCTGACCGACGCCGTGGCCCTGCTGATCAACGAGGGACACCCCGTGCACATCGTGGTGCACCGCGGCGGGCGACACGACCTGGGGAATCCGGGTGGTTTCCTGCGCGCCGCCGTCGATTTCGCGCTGGAAACCCCCGACTACGGGCCATCGTTACGGGCGTGGCTGACCGAACGGATCGGGACCGAACGCCCATGA
- a CDS encoding 5-formyltetrahydrofolate cyclo-ligase — translation MRAPGNEHLSKAEWRKRILRARASLSHSEHAEEAAALAEAAASVATPTVCAYLPFGTEPGTVSLLDSLVSAGSRVLLPVIPDVPGPLDWAVYTGAGELVPGRLRGVREPSGARLGVEAVGAAELTLVPALGVDRRGVRLGRGAGYYDRSLVFAAPSASLLAVVRAAELVEYLPGQPHDVPMHGALTPAGLIRLPRCEAPDSVEPGPDL, via the coding sequence ATGCGGGCGCCGGGCAATGAGCACCTGAGCAAGGCGGAGTGGCGCAAGCGGATTCTGCGGGCGCGCGCCTCGCTGAGCCATTCGGAGCATGCCGAGGAGGCGGCCGCACTGGCCGAAGCGGCCGCGTCGGTGGCCACGCCGACCGTCTGCGCGTACCTGCCCTTCGGCACCGAGCCAGGCACCGTCTCACTGCTGGATTCCCTGGTCAGCGCCGGTTCCCGGGTGCTGCTGCCGGTGATCCCCGACGTTCCAGGCCCCCTCGATTGGGCGGTCTACACGGGTGCCGGCGAGCTGGTCCCAGGGCGGCTTCGCGGCGTCCGTGAACCTTCCGGAGCCAGGCTCGGCGTCGAGGCGGTCGGAGCGGCGGAACTCACCCTCGTGCCCGCGCTCGGCGTGGACCGCCGAGGCGTCCGTCTGGGCCGCGGCGCCGGCTACTACGACCGTTCGCTGGTCTTCGCGGCCCCGAGCGCATCTTTGCTGGCCGTCGTCCGGGCCGCTGAGCTGGTGGAATACCTCCCCGGCCAGCCGCACGACGTGCCAATGCACGGGGCGCTGACCCCGGCCGGCCTGATCCGGCTGCCCCGGTGTGAGGCGCCGGACAGCGTCGAGCCAGGTCCAGACCTTTAA
- a CDS encoding FmdB family zinc ribbon protein, which produces MPTYQYACKECDHRFEAVQSFSDASLTVCPQCSGPLRKVFSSVGVVFKGSGFYRTDSREAAKSSTSATPAKSEGKSETKSESKSESKAPAKSSSDSGSSSSSSSSGTTKTAAAAS; this is translated from the coding sequence GTGCCCACGTATCAGTACGCCTGCAAGGAATGCGACCACCGGTTCGAGGCAGTGCAGTCCTTTTCCGATGCGAGCCTGACGGTCTGCCCCCAGTGCTCCGGCCCGCTGCGCAAGGTCTTCAGCTCGGTGGGCGTGGTCTTCAAGGGCAGCGGCTTCTACCGCACCGACTCCCGTGAAGCCGCCAAGTCGAGCACCTCGGCCACGCCGGCGAAGAGCGAGGGCAAGTCGGAGACCAAGTCCGAATCGAAGTCCGAGTCCAAGGCGCCGGCCAAGTCGTCTTCGGACAGCGGTAGCTCCTCCTCATCGTCCTCCTCGGGTACGACAAAAACGGCTGCTGCCGCTTCCTGA
- a CDS encoding SAF domain-containing protein, whose product MDTLLSRLPALPDLSRLRGRRARLVRRWLAAALLLAGLLLLIHPASARGAPGTATVVSARDLPAGATLRAADLRLADLPDGVRPAGALGRIDEAAGRLLSGAARAGEPLTDARVLGIPGAGESGRAAVPVRLADAGVADLLRPGQHVDVVAAPDALHPASVLAEDVSVVTVSRPETGGGRMLGPSDKGPLVLLSLPVSVATQVAATSLERPVTVTLR is encoded by the coding sequence GTGGACACCTTGCTCAGCCGCCTTCCCGCGCTGCCCGATCTGAGCCGGCTGCGCGGCCGCCGCGCCCGGCTCGTCCGCCGCTGGCTCGCCGCGGCCCTGCTGCTGGCCGGCCTGCTCCTGTTGATCCACCCCGCCTCGGCCCGTGGTGCGCCCGGCACCGCCACGGTCGTCTCCGCCCGCGATCTGCCCGCGGGCGCCACCTTGCGCGCCGCCGACCTCCGGCTCGCCGACCTGCCCGACGGAGTCCGGCCCGCCGGAGCGCTCGGCCGGATCGACGAGGCCGCCGGCCGGCTGCTGTCCGGTGCCGCGCGAGCCGGGGAACCCCTCACCGACGCACGAGTGCTCGGCATCCCCGGGGCGGGTGAGTCCGGCCGGGCGGCCGTGCCCGTGCGGCTCGCCGACGCGGGCGTCGCGGACCTGCTCCGGCCCGGCCAGCACGTCGACGTCGTGGCGGCACCGGACGCTCTGCATCCGGCGTCCGTGCTGGCCGAGGACGTGAGCGTGGTCACCGTCAGCCGTCCGGAGACCGGCGGCGGCCGGATGCTGGGGCCGTCCGACAAAGGCCCGCTGGTCCTGCTCTCACTCCCCGTGAGCGTGGCGACACAGGTGGCTGCCACTTCGCTGGAGCGACCCGTTACGGTTACTCTCCGCTAA
- the mscL gene encoding large-conductance mechanosensitive channel protein MscL translates to MLKGFKDFLMRGNVVDLAVAVVIGAAFTSIVTAFTTGLIKPLINAIGGSDAAQGLGFKILGANPSTFMDFGSVINAAINFVIVAAVVYFLIVLPVKHLQERRKRGQEPGPAEPTDVELLTEIRDLLRAQATGKNGS, encoded by the coding sequence GTGCTGAAAGGCTTCAAGGACTTCCTGATGCGCGGCAACGTCGTCGACCTCGCGGTCGCGGTGGTCATCGGCGCCGCCTTCACCTCGATCGTCACGGCGTTCACCACCGGCTTGATCAAACCGCTGATCAACGCCATCGGCGGCAGCGACGCCGCGCAGGGCCTCGGCTTCAAGATCCTCGGCGCGAACCCGTCCACGTTCATGGACTTCGGCAGCGTGATCAACGCGGCGATCAACTTCGTGATCGTGGCGGCGGTCGTCTACTTCCTGATCGTGCTGCCGGTCAAGCACCTGCAGGAGCGGCGCAAGCGTGGCCAGGAGCCCGGCCCGGCCGAGCCGACCGATGTGGAGCTGCTGACGGAGATCCGCGATCTGCTGCGGGCGCAGGCCACCGGCAAGAACGGCAGCTGA
- a CDS encoding MogA/MoaB family molybdenum cofactor biosynthesis protein has product MERSAQRLGRALVVIVDDRVAHGEHEDNTGPLVTELLEEAGFIVDGVVVVEAETAGIRNALNTAVIGGADLVITVGGTGVSPRDRTPDATSGVLDRPIPGIGEALRASGLAAGAVDAGISRGLAGVSGSTLVVNLAGSRAAVRDGMATLSSLVPHVIDELSGLEEV; this is encoded by the coding sequence ATGGAACGGAGCGCACAGCGGCTGGGCCGAGCCCTCGTGGTGATCGTGGACGACCGGGTCGCCCACGGGGAGCACGAGGACAACACCGGACCGCTCGTCACGGAGCTGCTCGAAGAGGCCGGCTTCATCGTCGACGGCGTGGTGGTGGTCGAGGCCGAGACCGCCGGCATCCGCAACGCGCTCAACACGGCCGTGATCGGCGGCGCCGACCTGGTGATCACTGTCGGTGGCACCGGGGTGTCGCCGCGCGACCGCACCCCCGACGCCACTTCCGGCGTGCTCGACCGGCCGATCCCGGGCATCGGCGAGGCGCTGCGCGCGTCCGGCCTCGCCGCGGGCGCGGTCGACGCCGGGATCTCCCGCGGCCTGGCCGGCGTGTCCGGCAGCACCCTCGTGGTCAACCTGGCCGGTTCGCGCGCCGCGGTGCGCGACGGCATGGCCACGCTCTCCTCGCTCGTGCCGCACGTGATCGACGAGCTCTCCGGCCTCGAAGAGGTCTAG
- a CDS encoding NAD-dependent epimerase/dehydratase family protein, which produces MRVLITGGAGFIGSHIADQLADSGDEVVVLDSLLPTAHGSTVPPGYTGRHRFLRGDVTDPELVAELLDGVDAVCHQAAVVGHGIDPSDAPSYALNNDYGTAVLLAGMHAAGVRKLVLASSMVVYGEGRYECPEHGIVPPSPRRQSDVDAGRFEPACGECGAELEWRLVPEDAPLMPRSTYAATKLAQEHLAGAWARQTGGTVWAMRYHNVYGPRMPQNTPYAGVASLFRSSLVRGEAPTVLEDGRQQRDFVHVHDVARANVLALRTEGAEGEITPLNVCSGQPHTVGELAEELARACAGPAPRIAGGARPADVRHVVADPARARELLGFTAETSFEKGITAFATAELRAPVGG; this is translated from the coding sequence GTGCGCGTACTGATCACCGGCGGGGCCGGGTTCATCGGCTCCCACATCGCCGACCAGCTGGCCGATTCGGGCGACGAGGTCGTGGTGCTGGACAGCCTGCTGCCCACCGCCCACGGCTCCACCGTGCCACCCGGCTACACCGGGCGGCACCGGTTCCTGCGCGGTGACGTCACGGACCCGGAACTGGTGGCCGAACTCCTCGACGGGGTCGACGCGGTCTGCCACCAGGCCGCGGTGGTCGGGCACGGCATCGACCCGTCCGACGCGCCGTCGTACGCGCTGAACAACGACTACGGCACCGCGGTGCTGCTGGCCGGCATGCACGCGGCCGGGGTGCGCAAGCTCGTGCTCGCGTCGTCGATGGTGGTCTACGGCGAGGGCCGGTACGAGTGCCCGGAACACGGGATCGTGCCGCCGTCACCGCGTCGTCAGTCCGATGTGGACGCCGGCCGGTTCGAGCCGGCGTGCGGGGAGTGCGGCGCGGAACTCGAGTGGCGACTCGTGCCGGAGGACGCACCGCTGATGCCCAGGAGTACTTACGCGGCAACGAAACTGGCACAGGAGCACCTCGCGGGCGCGTGGGCGCGCCAGACCGGCGGCACGGTCTGGGCGATGCGCTACCACAACGTCTACGGCCCGCGGATGCCGCAGAACACGCCGTACGCCGGGGTGGCTTCGCTGTTCCGCTCGTCGCTCGTTCGCGGTGAAGCGCCGACAGTGCTCGAGGATGGCCGGCAGCAGCGGGACTTCGTGCACGTCCACGACGTCGCCCGGGCGAATGTGCTCGCGCTGCGCACCGAAGGCGCGGAAGGCGAAATCACGCCGTTGAATGTCTGTTCCGGACAGCCGCACACCGTCGGCGAGCTGGCGGAGGAACTGGCCCGCGCCTGTGCCGGCCCGGCACCCCGGATCGCCGGCGGCGCGCGGCCGGCGGACGTCCGGCACGTGGTCGCCGACCCGGCCCGGGCGCGCGAACTGCTGGGCTTCACGGCCGAAACCTCGTTCGAGAAAGGCATAACCGCCTTCGCGACCGCGGAGCTGCGCGCACCCGTCGGCGGTTGA
- a CDS encoding MBL fold metallo-hydrolase, with protein sequence MRSIEMGNIEIHALADGRIRLPTTFFPGLDVGRHPEVVAPDGTVHVPTGAYLVRGGGRTILVDAGLGPREIGFAEGVQPDDGDMGAGGGLPLALSEAGVRPADVDTLLLTHLHPDHVGWIAPHGVPYFPNAEVLYGEADWAELVETAGRHDWTRIGLEAVRATGKLRPLRGDVEIAPGLTARHAPGHTPGHYVLDIVSEGRRAVLLGDVLHTPAQLADSGISSSTDTDPSLAHFTRQRWLREVEGTETVIAPAHFPGMRFFRVSADRVAEPVSAVSAG encoded by the coding sequence ATGCGGTCCATCGAGATGGGGAACATCGAGATCCATGCGCTGGCCGACGGCCGGATCCGGCTGCCGACGACTTTCTTTCCGGGACTCGACGTCGGGCGGCACCCCGAGGTCGTGGCGCCGGACGGCACGGTCCACGTGCCCACGGGCGCGTACCTGGTCCGCGGCGGCGGGCGGACGATCCTGGTCGACGCCGGGCTCGGCCCGCGGGAAATCGGCTTCGCCGAAGGGGTTCAGCCCGACGACGGCGACATGGGCGCGGGCGGCGGGCTGCCGCTGGCACTGAGCGAGGCCGGGGTCAGACCCGCGGACGTCGACACCCTGCTGCTGACGCACCTGCACCCCGACCACGTCGGCTGGATCGCGCCGCACGGGGTGCCGTACTTCCCGAACGCCGAGGTGCTCTACGGCGAGGCCGACTGGGCCGAGCTGGTCGAGACGGCGGGACGGCACGACTGGACGCGAATCGGCCTGGAAGCCGTGCGCGCCACCGGAAAGCTGCGCCCCTTGCGCGGCGATGTGGAGATCGCGCCGGGCCTCACCGCCCGCCACGCTCCCGGGCACACGCCGGGCCACTACGTGCTGGACATCGTTTCCGAAGGGCGCCGCGCGGTGCTGCTGGGCGACGTCCTGCACACCCCGGCCCAGCTGGCCGATTCCGGCATCAGCTCCAGCACCGACACTGACCCGTCGCTCGCCCATTTCACGCGCCAGCGGTGGCTTCGCGAGGTCGAGGGCACCGAAACGGTCATCGCGCCGGCGCATTTCCCGGGCATGCGGTTCTTCCGGGTGAGCGCGGACCGGGTGGCCGAGCCGGTGTCCGCGGTCTCCGCCGGCTGA
- a CDS encoding sensor histidine kinase, whose protein sequence is MIEPSESFRDMLTHVLHILPFALLFALPVAALGGLGLYLLRRRSLASTMTLLVLTPVVTTLAGVLGISGFMFTPALTTMLLVCLLVAVVTVPAAIILGRAIARRSVWEREARERERAAEQSRRELVAWISHDLRSPLAGIQAMAEALADGVVSERSEVADYAQRISGESTRLSGMVGDLFELSRITAGALRLTMSAVPLRDVVSDAVAAQAPVAERKRVRVLENGEAWPVVSGSDPELARIVRNLVSNAIRHTPPDGTVAVQIDIDGDQALLAVDDSCGGIPDDEIGRVFDVAFRGTQARTPERSGTTAGGGLGLAIAKGLVEAHRGHIGVHNHGPGCRFEVRLPLAVS, encoded by the coding sequence ATGATCGAACCCAGTGAGTCGTTCCGGGACATGCTCACGCACGTCCTGCACATCCTCCCGTTCGCGCTGCTGTTCGCGCTTCCCGTCGCGGCGCTCGGCGGGCTGGGGCTCTACCTGCTGCGCCGGCGCTCGCTCGCCAGCACCATGACGCTGCTCGTGCTGACCCCGGTGGTCACCACGCTCGCCGGGGTGCTCGGCATCAGCGGGTTCATGTTCACCCCGGCCCTGACGACGATGCTGCTCGTCTGCCTGCTGGTCGCCGTGGTCACCGTGCCAGCGGCGATCATCCTCGGCCGCGCGATCGCTCGGCGCAGCGTCTGGGAGCGCGAGGCCCGCGAACGCGAGCGCGCGGCCGAGCAGTCGCGGCGCGAGCTGGTCGCCTGGATCAGCCACGACCTGCGCAGCCCGCTCGCCGGGATCCAGGCCATGGCCGAGGCCCTCGCCGACGGCGTGGTCAGCGAACGCAGCGAGGTCGCGGACTACGCGCAGCGCATCAGCGGTGAGAGCACCCGGCTCTCGGGCATGGTCGGCGACCTGTTCGAGCTGTCCCGCATCACCGCGGGCGCGTTGCGGCTGACCATGTCGGCCGTGCCGCTGCGGGACGTGGTGAGCGACGCCGTCGCCGCGCAGGCGCCGGTGGCCGAGCGCAAGCGAGTGCGAGTGCTGGAGAACGGCGAGGCCTGGCCCGTGGTGTCCGGCAGCGACCCGGAACTCGCGCGGATCGTCCGCAACCTCGTCTCCAACGCCATCCGCCACACCCCGCCCGACGGCACGGTCGCCGTCCAGATCGACATCGACGGGGACCAGGCCCTGCTCGCCGTGGACGACTCCTGCGGCGGCATCCCGGACGACGAGATCGGCCGGGTCTTCGACGTCGCCTTCCGCGGCACCCAGGCCCGCACTCCCGAACGCAGCGGCACCACCGCCGGCGGCGGGCTCGGACTGGCGATCGCGAAGGGGCTCGTGGAGGCCCACCGCGGCCACATCGGGGTGCACAACCACGGCCCCGGCTGCCGGTTCGAGGTCCGGCTGCCGCTGGCCGTGTCCTGA
- a CDS encoding response regulator transcription factor — protein MEDQAGRVLVVDDDETVRDVVRRYLEVAGFTVDVAGDGAAGLALFARREPDLVVLDVMMPGINGLEVCRRLRQVSQVPIVMLTALGEEENRIAGLQLGADDYVTKPFSPKELALRVASVLRRARMPRPTPPAAELVDGDLRLQMNARQATLAGAELPLTTREFDLLAFFLAHPGVAYSRADLLEKVWGWDFGDQSTVTVHVRRLREKIERDPAKPVRVATVWGVGYRYDRGQ, from the coding sequence ATGGAAGACCAGGCCGGCCGCGTGCTCGTGGTCGATGACGACGAGACGGTGCGCGACGTCGTGCGCCGTTACCTCGAGGTCGCCGGCTTCACCGTCGACGTGGCCGGCGACGGCGCCGCGGGCCTGGCGCTGTTCGCCCGGCGCGAGCCCGACCTCGTGGTGCTCGACGTGATGATGCCGGGCATCAACGGCCTCGAGGTGTGCCGCCGGCTGCGGCAGGTCAGCCAGGTGCCGATCGTGATGCTGACCGCACTGGGCGAGGAGGAGAACCGGATCGCCGGGCTCCAGCTCGGTGCCGACGACTACGTCACGAAACCCTTCAGCCCCAAGGAACTCGCGCTGCGCGTCGCGTCGGTGCTGCGCCGCGCCCGGATGCCGCGGCCCACACCGCCCGCGGCGGAACTGGTGGACGGCGACCTGCGCCTGCAGATGAACGCCCGCCAGGCGACGCTCGCCGGCGCCGAACTCCCGCTCACCACCCGGGAGTTCGACCTGCTCGCGTTTTTCCTCGCCCACCCGGGAGTCGCGTACTCCCGCGCTGACCTGCTGGAGAAGGTGTGGGGCTGGGACTTCGGCGACCAGTCCACGGTGACCGTCCACGTGCGACGGTTGCGCGAGAAGATCGAACGCGACCCGGCCAAGCCGGTCCGGGTCGCGACCGTGTGGGGCGTCGGCTACCGCTATGACCGGGGTCAGTGA
- a CDS encoding glycosyltransferase family 2 protein, translated as MTDLQVDVVLPCLDEAGALPGVLAALPPGYRAIVVDNGSGDGSPEVAADLGAKVVNEPRRGYGAAVHTGLEAATADIVCFADADGSLDLADLPRLVAAVREGADLAVGRRVPTHRGVWPWHARAGNAVLSLLLRSRGLPVRDIAPLRAVRRRALLDLDVTDRAFGYPLELLIKAQRAGWQVREFEVRYGERAKGTKSKVSGSLRGTLRAIRDFGKVLAR; from the coding sequence GTGACCGATCTTCAGGTAGACGTCGTACTCCCCTGTCTCGACGAGGCGGGCGCCCTGCCGGGTGTGCTGGCCGCGTTGCCGCCCGGATACCGCGCGATCGTGGTCGACAACGGCTCGGGCGACGGCTCCCCCGAGGTGGCCGCCGATCTCGGTGCGAAGGTCGTCAACGAGCCGCGGCGCGGTTACGGCGCCGCCGTGCACACCGGCCTCGAAGCCGCCACCGCCGACATCGTCTGCTTCGCCGATGCCGACGGCTCGCTCGACCTGGCCGACCTGCCCCGGCTGGTGGCCGCGGTCCGCGAGGGTGCCGATCTGGCCGTGGGCCGCCGGGTGCCGACGCACCGCGGTGTCTGGCCGTGGCATGCGAGAGCGGGGAACGCGGTGCTGTCGCTGTTGCTGCGCAGCCGTGGGCTGCCGGTGCGCGACATCGCGCCGCTGCGCGCCGTGCGACGCCGGGCGCTGCTCGATCTCGACGTCACCGACCGCGCTTTCGGTTATCCGCTCGAGCTGCTGATCAAGGCGCAGCGGGCGGGCTGGCAGGTGCGGGAATTCGAGGTCAGGTACGGCGAACGGGCGAAGGGCACCAAATCGAAGGTGTCGGGTTCGCTGCGGGGCACGCTGCGCGCGATCCGCGACTTCGGAAAGGTGCTGGCCCGATGA